The following proteins are co-located in the Sulfurospirillum deleyianum DSM 6946 genome:
- a CDS encoding 2-hydroxymuconate tautomerase family protein — protein sequence MPYVNIKITKEGATKEQKEKLILGVTQLLVDVLGKNPATTVVTIDEVDMDNWGIGGIQVSELRKKTKS from the coding sequence ATGCCGTATGTGAACATTAAAATCACCAAAGAGGGTGCCACAAAAGAGCAGAAAGAGAAGCTTATTTTGGGAGTGACACAGCTCTTAGTGGATGTATTGGGAAAAAATCCAGCAACAACGGTTGTGACTATTGATGAAGTGGATATGGATAATTGGGGAATTGGTGGAATTCAAGTCAGTGAACTTCGTAAAAAAACGAAGTCTTAA
- a CDS encoding SulP family inorganic anion transporter has protein sequence MNVKYWLPRSFLILKEGYSARHFSSDIVAGITVAIIALPLAMAFAIASGVGPEKGLFTAIVAGFIISLLGGSRYQIGGPTGAFVVVLYGVILKHGYDGLAIATFIAGAILFLMGLFKLGNIIKFIPYPVTVGFTSGIALIIFSSQMKDFFGLPIASMPAAFVDQWQLYSTQFMHINYYALAIGLVSMILLIKLRHIFPKIPAPIVVIVLSSAVVFFFNMPVETIGSKFGHLPSTLPYPHIPTFSFEKIRLVFPDAITIALLGAIESLLSCVVADGMTGDRHHSNKELMAQGLANIGSVLFGGIAATGAIARTATNIKSGAYSPISGMIHAVMLLVFMFLFAQLILLIPLAALAAILVVVAWNMSEFHHFKAIALKSERNDVIVLLITFFLTVLIDLNTGVQTGIMLAGILFIKRMIDVTDIEDKKEQVCMSFDEEDEPYEMEDIHAISKKSVPLGVEVYEINGPFFFGIADRLKNILNEIEESPKIFILRMRHVPMIDATGLHALEEFLDLCKGNGTVLVLSGVNERIKGKIKRIGLDIQIGQDNITDHIDSALDRTNEILAKESRHAVCEH, from the coding sequence ATGAATGTGAAATATTGGCTCCCAAGGAGCTTTTTAATTTTAAAAGAAGGATATTCTGCTCGTCATTTTTCTTCGGATATCGTAGCAGGTATCACGGTTGCAATTATCGCTCTACCTTTAGCTATGGCATTTGCGATTGCCAGTGGTGTTGGTCCTGAAAAAGGTCTTTTTACAGCGATTGTTGCAGGTTTTATTATTTCCTTGCTAGGAGGAAGTAGGTATCAGATTGGAGGTCCTACGGGGGCTTTTGTTGTGGTACTCTATGGTGTTATTTTAAAACATGGTTATGATGGGTTAGCGATTGCGACGTTTATTGCAGGGGCTATACTTTTTTTAATGGGTTTATTTAAATTAGGTAACATTATTAAGTTTATTCCTTATCCTGTCACTGTTGGGTTTACATCGGGTATTGCTCTTATTATTTTTTCATCTCAAATGAAAGATTTTTTTGGATTACCTATTGCTTCCATGCCTGCGGCATTTGTTGATCAGTGGCAACTGTATTCGACGCAGTTTATGCATATCAATTATTATGCGTTAGCGATTGGTTTGGTGAGTATGATTTTACTGATTAAATTGCGTCATATTTTTCCTAAAATTCCAGCGCCGATTGTTGTGATTGTGCTCTCTTCTGCGGTTGTTTTTTTCTTTAATATGCCTGTGGAAACCATTGGCTCAAAATTTGGACATTTGCCTTCAACCCTTCCATATCCTCACATTCCAACTTTTTCTTTTGAAAAAATTCGTTTAGTATTTCCTGATGCGATTACAATAGCGCTTTTAGGTGCGATTGAGTCTTTGCTTTCGTGTGTGGTTGCAGATGGAATGACAGGAGATCGTCATCACTCTAACAAAGAATTGATGGCTCAAGGTCTTGCCAATATTGGTTCCGTTTTATTTGGAGGTATTGCCGCAACAGGTGCGATTGCTCGTACCGCAACCAATATAAAATCAGGTGCCTACAGTCCTATTTCGGGAATGATTCATGCGGTGATGTTGCTTGTCTTTATGTTTTTGTTTGCTCAGTTAATTTTATTGATTCCTCTTGCGGCTCTTGCTGCTATTTTAGTGGTTGTTGCATGGAATATGAGTGAGTTCCACCATTTTAAGGCGATTGCTCTTAAATCGGAACGTAATGATGTCATTGTTCTTTTAATTACTTTCTTTTTAACGGTCTTAATTGATTTAAATACAGGGGTACAAACGGGCATTATGCTTGCAGGTATTTTGTTTATTAAACGTATGATTGATGTGACAGATATTGAGGATAAAAAAGAGCAAGTGTGTATGTCTTTTGATGAAGAAGACGAACCTTATGAGATGGAAGATATCCATGCTATTTCTAAAAAAAGTGTTCCTTTAGGTGTGGAAGTATATGAAATCAATGGTCCTTTTTTCTTTGGGATTGCAGACCGACTCAAAAATATTTTAAATGAAATTGAAGAGAGTCCTAAAATTTTTATTTTACGTATGCGACATGTGCCTATGATTGATGCTACGGGATTGCATGCGTTAGAAGAGTTTTTAGACTTGTGTAAAGGGAATGGGACGGTTTTGGTGCTCTCAGGTGTGAATGAACGTATTAAAGGCAAAATTAAACGTATTGGGCTAGATATTCAAATAGGTCAAGACAATATTACAGATCATATTGATAGTGCACTTGATCGAACCAATGAAATTTTAGCAAAGGAGTCTCGTCATGCCGTATGTGAACATTAA
- a CDS encoding TIGR02757 family protein, with protein MTYDTLVEYLKKEATKRNNTLDINQDHPDPLMIASLYADEFSALICALFSYGNAKAIVAFLQRLDFNLLDVEESMISQALQSYRYRFQTPEDIQALFITLNRIKKSSLSLEKFFLPAYQKHHNVMDGLGALIEILYDVNPYRSRGYQFLLGTIPSAQPTSPYKRWHMYLRWMVRKDNLDLGLWKGVDTKDLLMPLDTHTFTLGKKLGLIQRKTYDFKAVLELSSALKKIDPSDPIKYDFALYRLGQEKILS; from the coding sequence ATGACATATGATACGTTAGTTGAGTATTTAAAGAAAGAAGCGACTAAACGCAATAACACTTTAGATATCAATCAAGATCATCCTGATCCTTTAATGATAGCATCCTTGTATGCAGATGAGTTTTCTGCCCTTATTTGCGCATTGTTTTCATATGGGAATGCTAAAGCGATTGTAGCATTTTTACAACGCTTGGATTTTAATTTATTGGATGTGGAGGAATCTATGATTTCTCAAGCCTTGCAATCGTATCGCTATCGGTTTCAAACACCAGAGGATATTCAAGCGTTATTTATTACCCTTAATCGTATTAAAAAGAGCTCTTTATCGTTGGAAAAGTTTTTTTTACCTGCGTATCAAAAACATCACAATGTTATGGATGGGCTAGGTGCTCTTATTGAAATATTGTATGATGTCAATCCCTATCGTTCACGTGGATATCAGTTTTTATTAGGTACAATTCCCTCTGCACAGCCTACTTCTCCTTACAAACGATGGCATATGTATTTAAGGTGGATGGTACGAAAAGATAATCTTGATCTTGGACTATGGAAAGGGGTTGATACCAAAGATCTTTTAATGCCTCTGGATACGCATACCTTTACGTTAGGAAAAAAGTTAGGATTGATTCAGCGAAAAACCTATGATTTTAAAGCGGTTTTAGAATTAAGCAGTGCACTGAAAAAAATTGATCCAAGTGATCCAATCAAATACGATTTTGCTCTCTATCGCTTAGGTCAAGAAAAAATTCTATCTTAA
- a CDS encoding ABC transporter permease yields the protein MKRFPWISTTFLVLIVLFVWIGPFLYTSSAYALNPSAILVAPSMEYPFGTDRLGRDVCARLMLGGQTSLIIGLLSACFASFLGLIIGISAGFFQKKVDRAIIIGIDLFLTFPTFFLLLALISYMNASVWVLIFIISITGWMGMARLIRSESFAITNAPFIKILKLSHVGSFKIIVKYFAPLLAPLFFINFTFGLSGAILAESGLSFLGIGITPPDMSWGVILSEGKEVIDIAWWLSFFPGLFIFLVTFSLINLSDYLQSKSNEKDVLNDI from the coding sequence GTGAAACGATTTCCTTGGATAAGCACCACTTTTTTGGTGCTTATTGTTCTTTTTGTTTGGATAGGTCCTTTTCTTTATACCTCCTCTGCGTATGCTCTAAATCCCTCTGCAATTTTAGTTGCGCCTAGCATGGAGTATCCTTTTGGTACAGACCGTTTGGGTCGAGATGTATGTGCACGCTTAATGCTAGGAGGTCAAACCTCTTTAATTATAGGTCTTTTAAGTGCTTGTTTTGCAAGTTTTTTAGGGCTTATAATTGGAATTAGTGCAGGGTTTTTTCAAAAAAAAGTGGATAGGGCGATTATTATTGGGATTGATCTTTTTTTAACGTTTCCTACCTTTTTTCTTTTGTTAGCGTTGATTAGTTATATGAATGCTTCCGTATGGGTACTTATTTTTATTATTTCCATTACAGGTTGGATGGGGATGGCTCGGCTGATTCGAAGTGAGAGTTTTGCCATTACCAATGCGCCTTTTATTAAAATTTTAAAACTAAGTCATGTGGGTTCTTTTAAAATTATCGTGAAATATTTTGCACCACTTTTAGCACCACTTTTTTTTATCAATTTTACCTTTGGCTTAAGTGGAGCGATTTTAGCAGAGAGTGGACTGAGCTTTTTAGGTATTGGTATCACGCCGCCTGATATGAGTTGGGGTGTCATTTTAAGTGAAGGTAAAGAGGTGATTGACATTGCGTGGTGGCTGAGTTTTTTTCCTGGTTTATTCATTTTTTTGGTTACATTTTCACTGATTAATCTTTCAGACTATCTACAATCTAAAAGTAATGAAAAAGATGTCTTAAATGACATATGA
- the flgK gene encoding flagellar hook-associated protein FlgK, which translates to MGIFSTLNTGTSALNAAQVAVATTSQNIANVDNPYYTRQRVTLSASDALNTKGVSIGTGVSITSIVRIHDEFVFSKLRTSSTSLAYDSYSKQVLEEVAQKFPDLDDSGISQNVADYFAAWNDLSTNASEGSQKIALVQLASTLTSNIQSSKESLRSLQDTLNEQLKTSVDEINSIGQQMADLNKQINLIESEEGNYANDLRDQRDELELTLSNLVGVTVSKGKVNSDTTVDANMTDSGTDYYINIAGSSFVDGSTFHPIVIDNTSNTSNFYSVYSESQDGTRYDLTELLSGGKVGATLDLRGRIVDASQNDGYPLDGTIQGYIDNLDTFAQTLITETNNIYAQSAQEGMQSPVLDLKANTALQNAYNNIQNGTFDLIVYNSEGEEVARKSVSINSATTMGDDTFSESILTQINTNSDDNGDNNGLNDLDDYFTATFLDDGTFSLTPKGYNTGYTIAFEDKGTNFPGVIGVSQFLTGTNASDISVATQYKKDPSLMQGYSAPVDGNNKVANAMVQMQYSTLGFYSKTGSSVQDTIEGFYSSLTTKIGSDASTANSNYDTNDALYSSVYTQYQSVSGVNKDEELANLIQYQSSYSAAAKIITTIDQMLETLLGIKS; encoded by the coding sequence ATGGGTATCTTTAGTACACTCAATACAGGTACTTCAGCACTTAATGCCGCACAAGTGGCTGTGGCGACAACCAGTCAAAATATCGCTAATGTCGATAATCCTTACTACACCCGTCAGCGTGTTACGCTAAGTGCCAGTGATGCTTTAAATACCAAAGGTGTTAGCATTGGTACGGGGGTAAGCATAACCTCTATTGTTCGTATTCATGATGAATTTGTATTTTCAAAATTACGTACTTCATCAACCAGCCTTGCGTATGATAGTTACTCCAAACAAGTCTTAGAAGAGGTCGCACAAAAATTTCCTGATTTAGATGATTCGGGTATTTCACAAAATGTTGCTGATTATTTTGCGGCATGGAATGATTTATCAACCAATGCGAGTGAGGGTTCTCAAAAAATTGCTTTGGTTCAATTAGCCTCAACGCTGACTTCTAATATTCAATCGAGTAAAGAGTCACTGCGTTCTCTTCAAGATACACTCAATGAGCAACTCAAAACGTCTGTGGATGAGATTAATAGTATTGGTCAACAAATGGCGGATTTAAATAAGCAAATCAATTTGATTGAATCAGAGGAGGGCAATTATGCCAATGATTTACGTGATCAAAGAGATGAACTTGAACTAACACTTTCCAATCTTGTAGGCGTAACGGTCTCTAAAGGTAAGGTGAACAGTGATACGACTGTTGATGCGAATATGACGGATTCAGGGACAGATTATTATATTAATATTGCGGGATCTTCTTTTGTGGATGGTTCTACTTTTCATCCTATTGTCATTGATAATACATCAAACACGAGTAATTTTTATTCTGTTTATTCAGAATCACAAGATGGTACACGCTATGATTTAACAGAACTACTCAGTGGTGGAAAAGTCGGTGCTACGCTGGATTTAAGAGGAAGAATTGTTGATGCTTCCCAAAATGATGGTTATCCGCTAGATGGTACTATTCAAGGTTATATTGACAATCTTGATACTTTTGCGCAAACATTAATTACTGAAACCAATAATATTTACGCACAAAGTGCGCAAGAGGGTATGCAAAGTCCTGTGTTGGATTTGAAAGCGAATACTGCTTTACAAAATGCGTACAATAACATTCAAAATGGTACATTTGATTTGATTGTCTATAATAGCGAAGGGGAAGAGGTTGCGCGCAAATCAGTCTCTATCAATAGCGCAACAACCATGGGAGATGATACTTTCTCTGAAAGTATTTTGACTCAAATTAATACCAATAGTGATGATAACGGTGACAACAACGGTTTAAATGATTTGGATGATTATTTTACGGCGACATTCTTAGATGATGGGACGTTTTCTTTGACACCTAAAGGGTATAATACGGGGTATACCATTGCTTTTGAAGATAAGGGAACCAATTTTCCAGGAGTGATTGGTGTCAGTCAATTTCTTACAGGAACCAATGCTTCAGATATCAGTGTGGCAACACAGTATAAAAAAGATCCTTCTTTAATGCAAGGATACAGTGCTCCTGTCGATGGCAATAACAAAGTAGCCAATGCCATGGTTCAAATGCAATATAGCACCCTTGGTTTTTACTCTAAAACAGGGAGCAGTGTTCAAGATACGATTGAGGGATTTTACAGTTCCTTAACCACAAAAATTGGTTCAGACGCTTCAACAGCAAATAGTAATTATGATACCAATGATGCTCTTTATAGTAGTGTTTATACGCAGTATCAATCCGTTAGTGGTGTTAATAAAGACGAAGAGTTAGCCAATTTGATTCAGTATCAAAGTTCTTACAGTGCGGCCGCTAAAATTATTACAACCATTGATCAGATGTTAGAAACCCTTTTAGGTATAAAATCTTAG